The segment TTGAGTAAAGATGTAGAACCAGTGAGATTCTGATCCGGTAGGACTGAAGATGGAAGGCTAAGGTTCAGATTAGGATAGAACCGACAGTTTGTTACCAAAAGtcgatttgatatgaggatgatatgtggatcttgtaattgcatagtaagcattgtttgtatcctggactgcaatctagcatgtggcatgtatCATTCTTCAAACTATTATAAGAATCATTCATATTGTGTACCGGTTATGTATTCTGTGTTGTTACCGATTTTTCTTTCTACTGTTTCTGGCATCTTGCTACCGGTTACCGGTatgttgtgcatgatttatgtgtttagctacaaggttgggctatccttcattggatctccctgccttgactgcaTCACTAATCTATATccccctctccctttgttgatacttcccaaGATCTCCCCCtttcttcccccctctctctctcaagtctctctttgtctctcctactttccctctctccctccccactctctctctctctctctctatatatatatatatatatattgttaggataaccgatggacaattgaggtgggggtgaatcagttgtcaacatattatgaaactttaagTACGCAAAACCTTTtatcgaaatgcataaaccaaatactagaatagcagatatatcaattaagcacaaacacaAATAATAAACTATAGtacatgcatccacaacacataacaccaagatttgtacatggaaaatccagTAAAGGCAAAAGCCACGGTGGGAAGTCTAGCCACAgacagatgatacttctgtagtaagtatctGAATATAATAAGGGGTCTGCGcatgtaggaagacacactgcctagagcgcactactcatcacaaaggagtctcactgactacaacccGGAaataagagtgaactgcaagaataacatctcttatgcctgagtacagttctggttaagatcaatactggaggccttaaacctcttatacaaacccaattcgattgcctacaatcaaccaaaacctctacatatgattacaactttattcacacatagataatcccataacccatgatctataaagagatcttacatcatatatatatgaacccgagacctaaacaattaggtcatcaacttaaaagataatacaataaatccattatatTAAGTTGCAAACATATGATAACCcaagtcggcctgagaccaaaacaacataaaccagtcaataaatccaaccagtaacgcatCAGGAGAAtacaccaacatgttacataaaccgatccataaccttaCAAAATAacaccggacctaaaataggtcaccgtaagacaaatgcaacaccaccgatcaattggaacacgaacatgataaccatcaacatcctgaaaaccttctagaagccccaccaacaccacttatcaaatccatcaaaagatcttcaataaagctatgCTAGTAAGAaccttactagtaaccaaaaggcttactagaacatatgatagcttcttgaTCATCAAATCACGCACCAACTGAATAAGATACGCATCTGAatgacatgaataaccaatccaaaccattaCCAATAACAAAAATATACTGGAGAtaaatctcttgatcatcatcaaagtccaaccttTCTACTAGAACTCGATAGACAaccaagaagctagtgttgacatcaatgataaacatcaatgcaacacaatcaattcctctaaattgccaataatctccccctttggcattgatggaaacattagatgtaaaaaacatccaagtgccaagaaatgccaaacaaatctcccccaatggaagacatccaacaaatgatataataATGAAATTCTGAACCAATCAACCAAACCAAAGACCTGAATcaaactccccctttgactgatatctttgttaagctttgtTATTCTAACAAATGAGTGATGaagaaatacttaactataggtgtatgaccaaaccataactcataaggtgtcttaccggtgtctcctttgatatgaactttgttgaatgtgtatattgttgtgctcatagcttctctccaatagatatgagacaaattagcttccatcatcatagttctagctacatccaaaatagttatgttctttctttccacaacaccattctgttgaggtgtttgaggtgtagacaactgtctcctaatgccatgcttctcacaataactgttaaattcactagatgtgaattcaccaccctggtcagatcttaagcatttgatcttcaaccctatctctatctcaaccatagatttaaagatcttgaacttttcaaaggcttcatatttctctcttagaaaagtaacccacatcattctagaatagtcatcaatgattaccatgaaatatctatcaccctgaaagctTCTTATTCTAGTAGGagcacacaaattagtatgaataatattaataatattattagatttgtcttgtatactcttaaaggaagttctgacttgcttacccatttgacattccttacataccagattatagggcttcacaatcttaggtatatctctatctactttagttgaactgatctttacaatgcaatcaaaatttacatgacacaacctcttatgtcatagccaactctcatcaatatgtgcaatcaaacatgtcttctcaccagagttcaaatgaaagatgttacctttagtctgagtaccggttgcaatctctaatctagatctgttgatgattttacattttccatccttgaactgtaattgaaatcccttatccaccaattgtcctaaactcaaaagattatgccttaaaccttctacataatagacattatcaatgttatgcttaccatccaaagatataattCCTCTtgctttgatcatgcatgctttgtcatctccaaatctaatcatacgaccatcaaattcttgcaaagatagaaacttccttttatctccagtcatatgatgtgaatatccactgtctatcacgcattcatccttgtcctcaactttagtagcaagggccttctcttcaataTGAATGACAAGTTCtgaagcatcttccttgatagccaagaatacccattcctttccatttcaagatccactagctgaatcttttgtcggttcatcattgGAATCGTCAGTCACACcatcctcatccacatagtagtaTGATTTGTCTCTCTTCCCTTGCGGAGGGCCGGGCCACTTCAGTTGGAAGTGAGCAAGGAGGATCAAAAATGATCTATGGCTGGGTGGATAAGTGCCCTGGTGATATCTTTTTCCCTTCTCTGTGATTCTGAAAGAATTTTAAAGGATGAACAGGACTACCAGATGCTAAAAGAAATGTACATTCTAAACCTATCATCTTTTCATTTTTATAGAAATCAGTTGCATTCTTATTTCTGTTTATGTTTCCAATGAACTAATGTGTTTATTTTATTCTACGAAGAGTATTTCCTTTCTGTACTGAAAtctgtttttttctttttaaaatggcATCCTATAATGGCATCAGCATTTCATGTTCATTTATTTCCATTGTAAAAAAAAAAGTTAGACTAGCCGTTTCTTGTTTTCATGCTAGTTCTGTTCATAAACTAGCCGTTATCTTGTTGAGTTTTTGACTGTTAcactatgcttccacattttgcatacatgtctaccagggcagttgcaactagaACATCTGacgaaattcctctatcctttatactttgatgaatgtccatgccctgttccaaagctcccattttggcacaggctggcaGTACGTTGGCAACGTAAACTGATCGGGTTGAAGACCTGTTTGCTGCATATGGTGAAACAGCGTGACTGCCTCTTGAGGATAACCATGTCTTCTGTATGCTGTAATAATCGTATTCCATGAGATGATGTCTCGCTCTTTCATCTGGTCAAAGACTTTTCTGGCATCCACCAAACTTCCACACTTGACATACATGAAAATAAGCTTATTATGAAAAGGTTTGCGTGTAGCAAAGGCGAATCCCCTGTGAACGATGAAAGAGTGAACCTCTTTTCCTTGTGAAAGCGCGTTCTTGAGAATAAATGTCTGCAATAATTGAAGATACGTAGAGCAGTCTTCAGGGGGTTTGGGTGTAGTAAGCAGAGTGTGAGATTGAGATGACAAGTGGATGACAAGTGGCATTCTATTATTGTAATTGGAGCGTGGAGCACTAATTATAAAACACAAAATGTAATGCTCCAATCTTTTGCTCAAGGTGTTGATAGATAAAAcaaagacacaatttggtgttttcATAACAAAGTGGTATAACGTACCCATGTAGTAGATTGGCATACCTATGGTGTCCCTTATGCAACACATGGTGACACACTTGGAACCTACAACCATGGTGAGATGTTTGACACACATACTAAATCACTATTATGATGACATAATCAAAATTATTAACCCTAAGATAAGTCACGAAGGTTGGCATGGAAGAGACATAAGACCCATAACAATTGGTTTACCTTCTTATCTTCAAAGTTTGGTTTATTGAGAAGAATTAACTATGGGTCAAACTTTGAGACTCAACATGGACTTGGAACCTAGTTCCAACTCCTAAAACCCTTCTAATACACACCCTCTACTACACAAATGGCTAACCTAATTGCAAGAAAATCCCCAACCTCCATTCAAACTTGGGATATGTTTTGAGGACCCTAGGTTCTACCTAAGCCCTAAGACctataacaatgataaaataatcaTTTGTGGGCCTTAGGATCATACACAAATAGGGAACTTATTCCCAAATCCCTAGTTATTTCATCCCACTATGACCCATAGCACAATATAAAACATAGGAAACCTCTCTAGGTGTAAGACCCATATCAGGACTTAGAATCCTAGATTTTGGGTCCCTGTTTCCTTCTAGACCACATGACCCACAAACTAGACCCATAGGGAATGCATGCCTTGTGAAAGTCAAATTCCATACATACTTAGGACACGTTAAACCAAGTTCCAAGTCCTCCTTGACCTCTACAACAAGCCAATCATTTCAATAGTGTGAATCTCAAAGTTAGCCTTGGCCTTAAGACATAGTTTGAAGTCCAATTTTCTCCCCAATGCCCATGACCTACCAACATGCAACCAAACTTCTAGCTACCTAGCCCTTTCTAATGTTTGTAGCTCATCAAACTTAAACATGGACTACAATTGAACAATTAAGCTCAAATATTAGCACGAACCTGGAACCTCTACAAGTTCTAGGCCCTAGTTTTGCCCCAAAACCCAATTtccaacaaaaatacaatagaATAGAGATAAAATCTCTATGATAGAGAAAACAAAAAGGCTAATTATTTCATAGGACAAGACAAAATAATTTGTAAATGAAATAGGGGATACATTCATGAGGTATTGAAATTTGACCTAGTCACATGAAAACCTCCTAAAGTACATGAAATTCAAGAAAAAGAAAGATTAGAAACTTTCACtattttagattaaaaaaattataacaaaacTGAAATGAAACTATATGTATAGAAAAGATAATTCTTAGTGTATGACTAGAAATTCAGAATTGAAATATCATCTTAAGGTAAACACAAAATCCTCGACTTAATATAAATAACAAACCTACCaatgaaaaacacaaagaaaaatgcaagagaCAAAGAAAAAATGTAAATTATATACCATTCAAGCATTCTCTAAGTTCATCTTCATTGCCTTTGagtcttctttgattgttgttatgTTGCTCTTAGAAATTTGCAAGCACAAGTTACATTGATAAAGAAAAGCTCAAATGTAGTGtcaaaataaatgataaaggaaaatatTTGAATATATAAAAGTGGAGGGAAAAAGATCAATAGTTGAGTTTGAATTTAGCCCAGAGGAGATCAACAATCAAGATCACCTAGGATTCTAAAGAGGAGGCTAAAAATGGAAGAGGGAGTGGGATGAAGTGGAGAAGTGATGGAAGACAGGAGAAATAAGTGGCTAGTTGTTGGTTGAatatatgttggcattgatgtcaaaggagtgtCAAAGGAGCTCACTATGGAATCAAATCAGCATGTAATTGTATATCCACAACTATCATAATGTCTATGTTTGAGAATTTGAGCTTCGAAAGTATAGTGATAAATTGTGAATTTTTTTGTAATATGATAGCAATATCATattatttctatttcatgcattgaaGGTGATTTGAAAGTACCCGTGGTATGTTACTGAGGTCTATTCCTCAGATAATGTGTTACACTAGCAACTTGTTCTATTATTCATTCTACCACACTTGAGGGTTATGACCTACAATTTAAAAGGAGAGTATGTCTACACATGTTATGTAGATTCTATAGTTTTAGTTGCGATCTAGGTTCTTTCCTATGGTGTACATGATTGCAATATcaaataattgtatgattgatatatACCATGTGGGTGATTCTACATGAGTTGCATCCCAATCATTGTGCAATTTCATCAGAAGATCATATGTATTGATAGAGAGTGTTTTGAAGGTTATTTAGATCAAAAGCAAGTTGTGTATTCAGTTTAAAGGGATTGGTGTCTCATGTACACTAAGTTGGTGCTCATATCTTGGTGTCTCTTGTAAGTTGGTGACTACAAATTAATTTGGGGATTGGTGTTTTTGGTATGTTGGTGCCTACTTCATATTGTAACTTGTGATCTATTatttttgtgaggctagatttgggcaGTAGATCCAAGTAGTGATTCATGGTGAGAGGGTCGTTAATGACATGGACAATGAGCTAGAAGAAATAGAGCAActctttgatgatgacaagataTATGTGATCAACAATGAGTTCAATCTAAAATGGGTAATTTGGAGTATATGGCGTGCATACCCAATAGTTGTTTCTAGAAATGCATCTTAAAGAAGAAATACATAATCAGTGTTCCAATCTTAGATGACtcaaagattcaacctcacatgagTATCATGCATAACAGAGATAATCAAGCATAACATGTGGATTTCCAAGACTCAAACATCGAAATCAATACTAGACATAATTTACCAAACAAACCCACATAGGAGTAACAAAAGATCAAAAAGAACCTTCCAAGGAGTCATGCAAACGTTTAACTATCTCCATCCAGAATACCTTGAATCTAGTCATACCATAGATTTTAGTTAGCACATGTAAAACTTGCAAAACCATCTTTGTAAATCTGAAATCCATTTAAACATCTAGACATTCACATTATACATGTCATTCGAACAATGGAAATACCACAAATCTACAAAATCCAATAGTTGAAAAACAAGAGATCACTACAACCCAAGAAAGTGAAGGAAAGTTGTCTAGGAGCTTAAACCATATGAAACATATTAGCTCCACAACTCTCAAAGAGGTCGACCGTGACTTATCTTCCAGTGCTTTCatgtaaccatgggctaaaacaaTAAACCCAATATAAGCATGTCAAACTATGTGGATGTGAAGAGTTTTAAAGAATTTAATGCATGAACAAAAGGAACCAACAACAATCCATTGTGACAAtaagtctgctattgcattattgAAAACTTATGTCTTTCATAAAAGGAGGAAACATATTGATACTAAACATCGTTTTattccaaaattagaaaataatagggAAATCAATCTAGAACATTGTAGATCCGAAGATCAATTAGTAGATATGTTCACAAAGACTTTAGCAAAGAAACAATTTGaatatttaacaaaaaaattatgTATTGTAAATATTGATGAAATTAGTGATAGAAATTAAAGAAGAGTGTTGGAGATATCTCATAATTTCTACACCAACCTATTTTTAATGCACCATCTAGAAAAATAGATAGATCAGACAAGTCTAGAAAGACATTAGACGGTGGAAGAAACTTCAAGAATTTACTGTGTCCTTAAGACCACTAAAAAACAGAGGTGGATGTAACGGTTCTTTTGCAAATcgataaaaaaaatttcttttgtgCAGCAGCCCATCGTATACCATTTTCTTTGTTTTTGCCTCTGCTCGCTTTTACTTTACAAACTTGTCAAAATGGTTTGCTATTGCATTATTGAAAACTTATGTCTTTCATAAAAGGAGGAAACATATTGATACTAAACATCGCTTTATTCCAGAATTAGAAAATAATAGGGAAATCAATCTAGAACATTGTAGATCCAAAGATcaattagtagatatattcacaaaGACTTTAGCAAAGAaacaatttgaatatttaaaaaaaaattatgtattgtAAATATTGATGAAATTAATGATAGAAATTAAAGAAGAGTGTTGGAGATATCTCATAATTTCTACACCAACATATTTTTAACGCACCATCTAGAAAAATCGATAGAGTAGACAAGTCTAGAAAGACATTAGACGGTGGAAGAAACTTCAAGAATTTACTGTGTCCTTTTTACGACCACTAAAAAACAGAGGTAGATGTAACGGGTCTTTTGCAAGTCGATAAAAAAATTTTCTTTTGTGCAGCAGCCCATCGTATACCATTTTCTTTGTTTTTGCCTCTGCTCGCTTTTACTTTACTACCCAAAACCTGCAAACACAAACTTGTCAAAATGGGTTGCTACTGTGCTGATGATCATTCGAATGATGAATACTTTATTTCTGGAGCATTGTTGCAGGCGGCAAGCGCGGCAGAGTGGGTGAGCTGGTCAATTGGCTCCCTCCTTGCGATTGCGTTTCTTGGAGTGGACGGGTGGAGAGCATGGAAGAAAAAGCAACACTGGATTCCATGTCACTCTTTCCTTCTCGGCGCTCTTACTCTCCTACTCCTTACCCTCCTCAACATGCCATCCGCCGTTCTCCACTTTCCCCAAGATGACAAAGGTATGTCGGATATTGCAAGTAACTTAATGTGTTGTCCTGAGTTTATCTCGAGAAGGATGCTTGTTCTGGCTGGGAGGGTCTCCCTGTGTGTGGTCATGGGATGTATGTTGCCTGGACTTGCTAGCCCTCGCTTCTCAACTCTAAGTTTGTGGAGTGACATTGCTGCCCTCATTATAAGTTGCTCTGCACCAGTTCTCCATCTTTTTCACGAGTTTTACATAATTACAGCATCTTTATATTTTcctttatatattatatatgattaCAGTAGACCTTCACTCCTAAAATTGTGGATTGTCACCACCACGGTATTAGTAGCATTTATAATTCTGATTCTTCTCCTAGTTTGTGCTGCTTTGGCCAGTATCACCGTTCACAAAATTGTTTCTCATAAGATACCCCTCATTCTTTCTAATTCCCCTTCAAAGATAAATCCGATTGCCCATTCTTATTCAGAGTCTTTCTTGGAAAGAGTGGAAGACCAGGTGGCCAAGTCATGGATTGTAGTTTGTACTTCGAATCCCCAATATATAATTGCCAGATCAATTCTCTCCTCATCTGTCGCACTGGCCATTACAGTTTGCAATGCAATTCTCGTGTTTGAGGTAGTACGGACGAAATTCAAGGTGACTATTCACATGATTTTTCATTGGCTAGTCATCGTGTTGGGATCTACTGTTATATATTGGAGATGGATTACAGCAGTAGTATTTTGCCCAAGAATTGTGGAAAAGCAATGGGCGAGCattgtaaaatattttcagattgaAGATTTCTGGAAACGGTATTTGCTTGAGTTGAAAGATGGCCATAAAAGCCACAGGCAAATGGGCGACAGCTATCTTAAAATATTGATGTTAAAGGTGGGCCGCAGAGTGAGAGTTTATAAGCTGATTCCTCTGGTTGTATGGCTGCAgatattgttggttctttttagcatAGTATGCTGGTTAGTATCTCAGCTCATTGCTATCTAACATGTATTTGTGTAAGCTTGTAATGGGTTCAGCAGTGGAAGAATTTCCCGATTTATATGGAGGAAAAGGCAAGTGTGAAATTGAAATGAGAAAATTCCCATATTATGATAAATATTCAAAAGCATTCGTAACCATGAATGGTGAAAATGCTGCTTGTCTATGGGTAGCCAACAGAAAATGTATTGCAGGCATAAAGACGCAGCTGAAAAGGGGTGAAAAAGAGGGCAATTCATGTAAGGCATTGGAAGATTTGCTCAAGGAAAAACCTTCTAGCGGCTACAAAATATGCATCCGCAAAAGAGTGTTCCTATCAAATCAGAAGTGGAAAAGGAGTTTGCCATCTACCAACGCTCTTGTAAGATGAGAGCAGTCTCAATAATTACTGTTCTAGTTGAGCTCTGCCCATTTACTCAGGATGTGAAAAAGGCCATTGGAGCCCTCGAAGCTTGTTCTCAAGCATGGAGCATCATTGATCTGGTTCAAAACTCTGACACCGAAGCTTTCCTGGTAAGTAGAACAGCTGACAAACAATTTCAAGCTTTGCAGAAAAGAGGCAAAATGTTGCATAACCATTTTGGAATGTCCACTTCCGTTGAGAATTCCTCAGAAGCGGCCAGAGTAGCTGTAGATAATCTTATTGTAAAAGCCCAAAAAGTAGCTGAAGAATACCACTGCAGAACATGGAATGAGGTCGTGGAGGGTTACAGCTTGTGGATggtgtgtgtgaatattgatttTGAGAACTTCATCAAGGTGGAGGGTATCATGGATGAACTGGTAAAGATGTTGGCCGATGAGATAGGGGCTTGTATGGCCAAGGCATTGGATGTGATAATGGAGGATACTGAGAAGTGGGCAACCATGGCCATGGAACAACATATTTGGGAAGCTGCATACATCGTTGGAAAAGTGAAGGGGATCACGGAAAACTTGAGATGGATGTTGACATTTAGCACAATGGAGGCTAATAAGAATGCTTCAGCAACTTCCACTGGATTTCATACTCTCAGAAAGCGCTCATCTTTTCAGATTGGCTAGCATTACCAAAagttattattttcaatttcagTGTTTTTTTATAGACTTGTGATTGTATGTCACTAGGTAAATATCATTTCCTGGTTTTATAGCAGCATTGTGTTAATTTCGGTTCTATGTGATATACTGCTGGATAGAATAACGGGCAGAATAGCTTTTCCCGTCTGGTTATGTGCGTGGAATATATAATTTGTTTTGTCAAAATAAAGTATAATGTTGTTTGGTATGAACAACAGTTAAAATAGTTATGTCAATATTGATATGGtatgatggttaagttgtggtgttATTGTTGATATCATCAAGGTTCAAACTCTATTGGAGTATTATTGTTAAATATTTATATTGGGGATGAGGTTCCTCATTTGCGATCTCTCATTGGTTTATAGTTTTGAATAAAAAAGATATAGTTTTAGAGAGAAGGTTGTTGATATATTGTGAtgtttgtaaagataaacattcaTACTTTCTCATGATGAATATGaagataatttaaaaaataaatattaatgattCATGTgtgaaaatgtaaataaaatttataGATATTAGTGATTTTTTGTACAATATTAAGTTGGGTTATACTTGAATTGCTATCTTGTTGCGTATAACTTATCATAAttgattatatattaaatatatataaatatatctcattaattaaattaacatattTCAAACTCATAAAAGTGTCACACATAAATAAGAAGAAAACATATGGACATAGTGAATTTCATCCTATTGCACAACTACAAGTGCCTTTGAGGAGAGGTATGGAGGTGATTGAGCCATATTAGAGATACCTATAACAAAAACATAATTTAAGCTCAAGACACTTAGCAATGTTACTTTGTCTTTTTCCATGATGCCCTCTATtttgtcttttctctttaggttttCTCTTATTTGAATTTATTTCATCATAGACTGCTCATTACAAGAAGATGTAGGCATCCAAATCTCGAGCAGGGAATTATTCACTCAAGTCCACATGCTTGGAATTTATTTACTCAAAACTTCATAAATTTGATACCCAAACCATTA is part of the Cryptomeria japonica chromosome 10, Sugi_1.0, whole genome shotgun sequence genome and harbors:
- the LOC131858828 gene encoding pentatricopeptide repeat-containing protein CRR2, chloroplastic-like; this translates as MPLVIHLSSQSHTLLTTPKPPEDCSTYLQLLQTFILKNALSQGKEVHSFIVHRGFAFATRKPFHNKLIFMYVKCGSLVDARKVFDQMKERDIISWNTIITAYRRHGYPQEAVTLFHHMQQTGLQPDQFTLPTYCQPVKADNVDNRKILEKPAQTIDSQESEIPTQTEQLAELEKPIEDKGTNTGPLKTKKLAVELSKKQTDAEVHVETKKLAVIETLKQFERPLKVEVQTQKDPPEENKSKMDTSDGNKEDIVKVIG